One genomic segment of Candidatus Hydrogenedentota bacterium includes these proteins:
- a CDS encoding Rrf2 family transcriptional regulator encodes MKLTTRSEYALLALICLARHKPGEHVSGETIAQEQGIPIKFLQHILLALKHARYVQSTKGQHGGYRLAKPANAISIAEIVRLFDGALAPTESVSKYFYESTPIEREDGLIRVFTEIRDRVAEILEGTTIADVC; translated from the coding sequence ATGAAACTGACCACTCGGAGCGAATACGCCCTGTTGGCCCTGATTTGTCTCGCCCGCCACAAGCCGGGTGAGCATGTCAGCGGCGAGACGATCGCGCAGGAACAGGGTATTCCCATCAAGTTCCTGCAACATATCCTGCTGGCTTTGAAACACGCGCGGTATGTGCAGAGCACCAAGGGCCAGCACGGCGGCTATCGCCTTGCCAAGCCGGCCAACGCCATCAGCATTGCCGAGATTGTAAGGCTGTTCGACGGCGCCTTGGCCCCAACCGAATCGGTCAGCAAATATTTTTACGAATCCACGCCCATCGAACGCGAGGACGGACTGATCCGCGTATTTACCGAAATACGCGACCGCGTGGCCGAAATACTCGAAGGCACGACCATCGCCGACGTGTGTTGA
- a CDS encoding sialate O-acetylesterase, with amino-acid sequence MKRVVFRRMAFVVAVCLVVSVFEAAAAVSVPSVIGSHAVLQQGKVIPIWGKASPGEEVSVTFNGKTVKAVAGADGKWMVKMPKAKAGGPFELTISGKENTLKFDDILVGEVWVASGQSNMQWAVKDTNNAEQEIAAANLPSIRLFYVTRTVATQPQDDCEASWTHCTPETVPGFSAVAFYFGRELHKALNVPVGLIHTSWGGTPAESWTSRQTLEADPDLRCIVERWDKTLADYPAAKASFDKALAEWQAAAEKAKAAGQPEPPDKPKPPQGPDSPWLASGLYNAMIAPLLPYAIQGAIWYQGESNAGRAYQYRKLFPAMIEDWRKAWGQGPFHFYFVQLANFTERKPDPDDSDWAELREAQTMALDLPNTGMAVAIDIGEAKDIHPRNKQDVGKRLALNALAKAYHKRVAFSGPMYKSMQVRGDKVLLRFDHADGGLSAKGGTLKGFAIAGEDRRFVWADAVIEGKTVAVSSPKVAKPVAVRYGWAHNPDCNLYNGAGLPASPFRTDDWPGITVGKN; translated from the coding sequence ATGAAACGCGTTGTGTTCCGGCGAATGGCATTTGTAGTGGCGGTTTGTCTGGTGGTTTCGGTTTTCGAGGCGGCGGCCGCCGTGAGCGTGCCGAGCGTCATCGGCAGTCATGCGGTGTTGCAGCAGGGCAAGGTGATACCGATTTGGGGCAAGGCCTCGCCCGGAGAGGAAGTGTCCGTCACGTTCAACGGGAAAACCGTCAAGGCGGTCGCGGGCGCCGACGGGAAATGGATGGTCAAGATGCCTAAGGCGAAGGCCGGCGGACCTTTTGAATTGACCATCTCCGGCAAGGAAAACACATTGAAATTTGACGATATTCTCGTCGGCGAGGTATGGGTCGCCTCCGGCCAGTCGAACATGCAATGGGCCGTGAAAGACACGAATAACGCCGAACAGGAAATCGCCGCGGCGAATTTGCCGTCAATCCGGCTTTTCTATGTCACGCGAACGGTGGCCACGCAGCCGCAGGATGATTGCGAGGCCTCATGGACGCATTGCACTCCTGAAACGGTCCCTGGATTTTCAGCGGTGGCTTTTTATTTTGGACGTGAATTGCACAAGGCGTTGAACGTGCCTGTCGGCCTGATTCACACCTCGTGGGGCGGCACGCCTGCGGAATCGTGGACCAGCCGTCAAACCCTTGAAGCCGATCCGGATCTCAGGTGCATCGTCGAGCGCTGGGACAAGACCCTGGCCGATTATCCGGCGGCAAAGGCGTCTTTCGACAAAGCGCTGGCGGAATGGCAGGCCGCCGCGGAGAAAGCCAAAGCCGCGGGCCAACCGGAGCCGCCGGACAAGCCCAAGCCTCCCCAAGGTCCGGATAGTCCCTGGCTGGCGTCGGGGCTGTACAATGCGATGATTGCCCCGCTGCTGCCGTATGCGATTCAGGGGGCAATTTGGTATCAGGGCGAGTCGAATGCCGGCCGTGCCTATCAGTACCGCAAACTGTTTCCGGCGATGATAGAAGACTGGCGGAAAGCGTGGGGCCAAGGGCCGTTCCACTTCTATTTCGTGCAGTTGGCGAATTTTACCGAGCGAAAGCCCGATCCGGACGATTCGGACTGGGCCGAATTGCGTGAAGCACAGACGATGGCGCTCGATCTGCCCAACACGGGCATGGCCGTGGCCATTGACATCGGCGAGGCCAAGGACATTCATCCGCGCAATAAGCAGGATGTGGGCAAACGGCTTGCCCTCAATGCGCTGGCCAAGGCATACCACAAGCGTGTTGCGTTTTCCGGGCCGATGTACAAATCCATGCAGGTGCGGGGCGACAAAGTCTTGTTGCGTTTCGATCATGCGGACGGTGGATTGTCCGCGAAAGGCGGCACGTTGAAGGGGTTTGCGATTGCGGGCGAAGACCGGCGGTTTGTATGGGCCGACGCGGTCATTGAGGGTAAGACTGTGGCGGTTTCGTCGCCCAAGGTTGCCAAACCGGTTGCCGTCCGGTACGGATGGGCGCATAATCCCGATTGCAACCTGTATAACGGCGCGGGTCTGCCCGCATCGCCTTTCCGCACGGACGACTGGCCCGGTATCACCGTCGGCAAGAATTGA
- a CDS encoding mechanosensitive ion channel has protein sequence MSRKNKAGHVFMGLLWMALAAGLLHAQEPPGGAVVEPPPAADAIQSRMANVQSLDTIEQPRKDEIAAVYGEALKLLKTAEEWKSKAAPFGQILENGPGQLVRMQLDALGQPQTVRIDVPKESTLLELNHRLLLAEEDLGLAQARQAAIEQELAQRGERRKELPALILNARQRLRDLASVTFPPDASESDKLLLEARYTLAGAQRFAIACEIDALEKELQSFDIRGQLLKVQLDGAVMEVEQREKAVGLWREAVSARRQADARQAAAQARADVMDAAKASPVVRQYAEKLAAENAALVERRNGPKGLIARIDKVSEDLRRIESSLKMVKDEFTRARQKAESLGSSNAVGIMLRQSGTHLPDLREHRRNLHIRQSEIAAIQTERVGLGEQRASMANIESTLRELVPPIEDPALQQQQTRLSASLRGLLKAKRDALDALMDDYDALFEKLVDADAKERELIAETGRFEQFIDERVLWIRSNGLFGWGEARTLADLLRSIANPQTVKTIPGTIWTAVAERPAVDGAIAIALLLLIWFRRWLGSRLVAEGALACRSACITFIPTLRAMGHTLAMVLPWPLLLWLIGDRLAAATGGSDLVRAVGAAAKNAAWVTLVLCAVREFLFPGGLATAHLGWAEKPVRTLRKHTGWMLALVPALVFILSLSSGLGDERIDESLGRLAYLAVLAVFALFAHVILRPANGAVPQWYALRTGAKYRFEGIAHAAGIAIPILLGLLTGLGYYYTAHRLGVRLFETAALAFGIGAARGCVSRWLLLARRRLAMDRARALRHGPKDNDTTDICRDEAPEIELGRIDLQMNRLIKTVAMIGLVVGMWGIWSRELPALRIFTQIEVWRAEGLAAAPAAQAPAKTDAQPAPAPSAPAGTALTVGDLLLACIFAGMTLAATRNIPGLLDLTVLSRTHYMRGERYAITTVARYLIAMVGITLTFNALGIGWSKVQWLVAALSVGLGFGLQEIFANFVSGIILLIERPIRVGDTVTVGGVNGIVSRIQIRATRITDFTRKELIVPNKEFITRQVMNWTLSDSIVLVTIPVGIARNADAEQAQAILYKLAAGIPHVMANPAPVVLLAGIEKNTLKFELRVYCEDVDFTVPVQHDLNMAIHKAFREAGIETA, from the coding sequence ATGAGCAGAAAGAACAAGGCCGGCCACGTTTTCATGGGCCTTCTGTGGATGGCGCTGGCTGCCGGTCTGCTTCATGCCCAAGAGCCGCCGGGCGGGGCCGTGGTCGAACCGCCGCCTGCCGCCGACGCGATCCAGTCGCGCATGGCCAATGTCCAGAGTCTGGATACGATTGAGCAGCCCCGAAAGGACGAGATCGCCGCCGTGTATGGCGAGGCGCTGAAGTTACTCAAGACGGCGGAAGAATGGAAAAGCAAGGCCGCGCCGTTCGGTCAGATTCTGGAAAACGGCCCGGGGCAACTGGTCCGCATGCAACTCGACGCTCTGGGCCAGCCGCAGACAGTCCGCATTGACGTGCCCAAAGAATCAACGTTGCTGGAACTGAATCACCGCCTTCTTCTGGCCGAGGAAGATCTCGGTCTTGCGCAGGCCAGGCAGGCCGCCATCGAACAGGAATTGGCACAACGGGGCGAACGCCGCAAAGAACTACCCGCACTGATTCTGAATGCGCGGCAGCGTCTGCGCGACCTGGCGTCCGTGACGTTCCCGCCGGACGCGTCCGAGTCGGACAAATTGCTGCTTGAGGCCCGGTATACGCTTGCGGGCGCGCAACGGTTTGCGATTGCCTGCGAGATTGACGCGCTCGAAAAGGAACTGCAAAGTTTCGATATTCGCGGCCAATTGCTCAAAGTGCAACTTGACGGCGCGGTCATGGAGGTTGAACAAAGGGAAAAGGCCGTTGGACTCTGGCGCGAGGCGGTAAGCGCCCGTCGCCAAGCTGATGCGCGCCAAGCCGCCGCGCAGGCGCGGGCCGACGTCATGGACGCGGCCAAGGCAAGTCCCGTCGTGCGGCAATACGCCGAAAAACTGGCCGCCGAAAATGCGGCGCTTGTCGAACGGCGCAACGGCCCGAAAGGCCTGATTGCACGCATTGACAAAGTGTCCGAGGATTTGCGCCGAATCGAATCATCACTGAAAATGGTGAAAGACGAATTCACCCGCGCACGCCAGAAAGCCGAATCGCTGGGATCGAGCAATGCCGTTGGGATCATGCTTCGTCAGAGTGGCACGCATCTGCCGGATCTCCGCGAGCATCGCCGCAATCTGCATATCCGGCAGTCCGAAATCGCCGCGATCCAGACGGAACGTGTCGGCCTTGGCGAGCAACGTGCAAGCATGGCCAACATTGAAAGCACCCTGCGCGAACTTGTCCCGCCGATAGAAGATCCCGCGCTCCAGCAACAGCAGACCCGCCTCTCCGCGAGTCTGCGCGGCTTGCTGAAAGCCAAGCGTGACGCCCTTGACGCGTTGATGGACGACTATGATGCGCTTTTCGAGAAACTGGTGGACGCCGATGCGAAAGAGCGCGAACTCATCGCCGAGACCGGGCGATTCGAGCAGTTCATAGACGAACGCGTGCTGTGGATCCGCAGTAATGGTTTGTTCGGCTGGGGCGAGGCGCGGACCTTGGCCGATTTGTTACGGTCCATCGCTAATCCGCAAACTGTCAAAACGATTCCCGGAACGATATGGACCGCTGTGGCTGAACGGCCGGCGGTGGATGGCGCCATAGCCATTGCGCTACTGTTGTTGATATGGTTTCGACGCTGGCTGGGATCCCGTCTTGTCGCGGAAGGCGCCTTGGCGTGCCGGTCTGCCTGCATCACTTTTATCCCCACGCTGCGCGCCATGGGGCATACCTTGGCCATGGTATTGCCGTGGCCCCTGTTGTTATGGCTCATCGGCGACCGTCTTGCCGCGGCCACGGGCGGAAGCGACCTCGTTCGCGCGGTAGGCGCCGCCGCTAAAAATGCGGCATGGGTTACGCTGGTTCTGTGCGCCGTGCGTGAATTTCTGTTTCCCGGCGGCTTGGCGACCGCTCACTTGGGGTGGGCGGAAAAGCCCGTCCGCACCCTTCGCAAGCACACCGGCTGGATGCTGGCGCTGGTTCCGGCGCTGGTCTTCATTTTGTCGCTTTCTTCCGGATTGGGCGACGAACGCATTGACGAATCCCTGGGCCGCTTGGCCTATCTGGCCGTTCTGGCGGTCTTTGCGCTGTTTGCCCATGTGATTCTGCGTCCGGCCAACGGCGCCGTTCCGCAATGGTACGCCCTGCGCACAGGCGCAAAATACCGATTCGAAGGCATTGCGCATGCCGCCGGCATTGCGATACCGATCCTGCTGGGATTGCTGACGGGATTGGGCTATTACTACACGGCGCACCGGCTCGGTGTGCGGCTTTTCGAGACGGCCGCGCTGGCGTTCGGCATCGGCGCCGCGCGCGGATGCGTTTCGCGCTGGCTCCTGCTGGCGCGCCGGCGCCTGGCCATGGATCGCGCGCGCGCGTTGCGACATGGACCGAAAGACAACGACACCACGGACATTTGCCGGGACGAGGCGCCGGAAATCGAACTGGGACGCATTGATCTCCAGATGAACCGCCTCATAAAGACCGTTGCGATGATAGGTCTTGTCGTGGGAATGTGGGGTATCTGGTCGCGCGAATTGCCCGCCTTGCGCATCTTCACCCAGATCGAAGTCTGGCGCGCGGAAGGTCTCGCCGCCGCGCCCGCCGCGCAGGCGCCCGCCAAAACCGACGCACAACCGGCGCCCGCGCCTTCCGCGCCCGCGGGAACGGCGCTGACCGTGGGCGATCTCCTGCTTGCGTGCATCTTCGCGGGCATGACGCTCGCCGCCACGCGCAACATCCCCGGCCTGCTGGACCTGACGGTGCTTTCGCGAACGCATTACATGCGCGGCGAACGCTACGCCATCACGACCGTGGCGCGCTATCTGATTGCCATGGTGGGCATCACCCTGACGTTCAATGCGCTGGGCATCGGATGGTCCAAAGTCCAATGGCTGGTCGCGGCGCTCAGCGTGGGACTGGGTTTCGGCCTCCAGGAAATCTTCGCCAACTTCGTCAGCGGCATCATCCTTCTGATCGAACGCCCCATTCGCGTGGGCGACACCGTAACCGTCGGCGGCGTCAACGGCATCGTCTCCCGCATCCAGATTCGCGCGACACGCATCACCGATTTCACCCGAAAAGAGCTGATTGTCCCCAACAAGGAATTCATTACGCGCCAAGTCATGAACTGGACCCTTTCCGACTCGATTGTGCTGGTAACCATCCCGGTTGGAATCGCGCGCAACGCCGACGCCGAACAAGCACAAGCCATCCTCTACAAACTTGCGGCCGGAATCCCACACGTCATGGCCAATCCCGCACCCGTCGTGCTGCTGGCCGGCATCGAAAAGAACACGCTGAAGTTCGAATTGCGCGTTTACTGCGAGGATGTGGACTTCACAGTGCCCGTTCAACACGACCTCAACATGGCCATTCACAAGGCATTCCGCGAGGCCGGCATCGAAACGGCCTGA